The DNA sequence GCACGCCGCCAGCACCGCCCGGCCCACCGCCAGCGGGTACAGGGAATCCGCGGGCTGGCCGGTCCGCGTGCCGACGTAGGCGCTGACCGCGCGTTCCCAGGCGTCGTAGTGGATCGTCGCGCTCGCGGCCAGCTCGGGCACCGAGCTGAGCAGGCTCATCCGCAGCCGCAGCTCGGGGACGTCCTCGGCGCGGTAGTGGTTCGCGGCCAGCACCGCCTCGCGCACGGCGTCCATCACGGGCAGGTCGCCGGGCGCGTCGGCGAGCAGCTTCCGGATCGTCTCGACCTCCCGGTCGAACTCGTTCCACAGGACGTCGGACTTGGCGTCGTAGTACCGGAAGAACGTGCGGCGGCTGACGCCGGCGGTCGCGGCGATCTCGTCGACCGTCGTCTCGTGGAAGCCGCGTTCGGTGAACAGGCGCAGCGCGATGACCTCCAGCTCACGGGCGCTGGTGCCCGGCGGGCGGCCGCGGCGGGCGACGGGGGGCGGTTCGGTCATCCGAGTGCGGTTTCCTTCGGGAGCCTTGTTTCCGACACGGGGTGACATTACTCTGCCTGATATTCGTCACCGAGTGTCGAAATAGGGAGCTGACCATGCGGCTGGCGGAGCTGCCCTCGCCGGACGTCGCCGAGCGCGCGGCGGCCGGGGCGATCCTGGCGGTGCCGGTCGGCGCGACCGAGCAGCACGGCCCGCACCTGCCGCTGACCACCGACACCGACATCGCGCAGGCCCTGTGCGACGGGCTCGCGGCCGCCCGGCCGGATGTCCTGGTGGCGCCCGCGGTCGCGTACGGCTCCAGCGGCGAGCACGCGGGCTTCGCCGGGACGCTGTCGATCGGCCAGGAGGCGACCGAGCTGCTGCTGGTCGAGCTGGGCCGGTCCGCGGCCGAGACGTTCGGCCGGCTGCTGTTCGTCTCCGCCCACGGCGGCAACGCGGGCCCGGTCGCGCGGGCCGTCGCCCGGCTGCGGGCCGAATCGCGCGATGTCGAGGTCTTCCGGCCGCGGTGGCCGGGCGACCCGCACGCCGGCCGGCCGGAAACGGCGTTGCAGCTGGCGTTGCGGCCTGCCCGGGTGCGGATGGACCGCGCGGTCGTGGGGGACACGCGGCCGCTGGGGGACGTGCTGCCGCTGCTGCGCGAAGGCGGCGTCCGGGCCGTGACGGCGACCGGAGTGCTGGGCGATCCGACGTCGGCGACGGCGGCGGAAGGCCGGGAGCTGCTGGCCGAGCTGACGGCCGCCCTGGTGTCCCAGGTGGACCGCTGGCACCCGGTGGTGGCGCGATGACCCCGGTGTCTCTTGTGGACGATCCGGCGGTGGTCGCATGAGCGCGCGCACCGCCCTCGTCACCGGCGCGGCCCGCGGGATCGGCGCCGCGACCGTCCGCCGCCTGGCGGACCAGGGTTACGCCGTCCTCGCCGTCGACGTCACCGCCGACGACCCGGCCCTGCCGTACCCCATGGGCACCGCGGCCGAGCTGGCCGCCGTCGTCGAGAAGGCGGGCGGCGACGTCGCGGCCTTCGTCGCCGACGTCCGCGATCCCGAAGCCATGGCCGCCGCCGTCGCCGAAGCCGAACGTCGCTGGGGCGGGCTCGACGTCGCGATCGCCGCCGCGGGCGTGATCGCCGGGGGACTACCGCTCTGGGAAGTCCCGCAAGCGCAGGAGAAAGCCGTGCTCGAGGTCAACCTGAACGGCGTCGTCCACCTCGCCCGGGCCGCCGTGCCCGCGTTGCTGCGCCGGCCCGAGCCCCGCGCCGGGCGCTTTCTCGCCGTCGCCTCGGCCGCCGCGACCCGCGGCCTGCCGATGCTGGCGGCCTACTGCGCCGCGAAGTCCGGTGTCGCCGGGCTGATCCGCGCGCTCGGCGCCGAGCTGGGCCGCACCGGCGTCACCGCCAACGCCGTCAGCCCCGGCTCGACCGACACGCCGATCCTCGCCGAGAGCGCCCGGCTCTACGACCTGCCCGAGGCCGCCGCGTTCGCCGGTCAGCAGCCGCTCGGCCGGCTCCTCGACCCGGCGGAAGTCGCCGCCGTGCTGGCGTTCCTCGCCGGCCCGGACGCCCGTGCGATGACCGGCGCGGTCGTGCCGGTGGACGGAGGGCTCGCCCTGTGACCCCGTTGCCGCCCGGGTTCCGCGTCGCGCTGGACCAGGACACCCGCGAACTGGCCGACGGACTCTGGTTCGGCGGGTCCCCGGCCCGCGTGCTGCGGCTGACCGGGGCCGGCCGCAAGGCGTGGCAGGAGCTCGGCGACGGGCCGGTCACCTCCGCGGCCACGGGCGCGCTCGCCCGCCGGCTCACCGACGCCGGTCTCGCGCACCCCGTGCCGCCGGAGCCCGGCGCGCCCGCGGACGTCACCGTCGTCGTCCCGGTCCGCGACCGCGCGGAGCTGCTCGGCCGCTGCCTGGCCGGGCTCGACCACAAGCACCCCGTGCTCGTCGTCGACGACGGCTCCGACGACCCCGCCGCCGTCGCGGCCGTGGCCGCCGCGCACGGCGCGAAGCTGGTGCGCCGCGACGTCAACGGCGGCCCCGGCGCCGCGCGCAACACCGCGCTGGAGCACGTGTCCACCGAGCTGATCGCCTTCCTGGACAGCGACTGCGTCCCGGCCGGCGGCTGGGCCGACCGCCTCGCCGCGCACTTCGCCGACCCGCTGCTCGCCGCCGTCGCCCCCCGCGTGCGCGCCCTGGCGCCCGACACCTGGGCCGGCCGGTACACCCGCGCCGCGGGCAGCCTCGACCTCGGCGACCGGCCCGCGCGGGTCGCGCCGGGCACGCGGGTGTCGTACGTCCCGACCGCCGCGCTCGTGGTCCGCCGCAGCGCTTTGACGTCGGTCGCGGTCGACGGCTCGGTGTTCGATCCGGCGCTGCGCGTCGGGGAGGACGTCGACCTGGTCTGGCGAATCCACGAAGCCGGCTTGCGGGTCCGCTACGCCCCGGACGTCGCCGTCGGCCACCACGAGCCGGAGACCTGGCGTGACCTGCTGGGACGCCGGGCGCGCTACGGCACGTCCGCCGCGCCGCTCGCGTTGCGGCACCCGAAAGCGCTGGCGCCCTTGGCGTTGCACCCCTGGCCCGCGCTGACCGTCGGCGCGCTGCTGGCCCGCCGCCCGGCGCTCGCCGCGCTCGCGTTCGGCGGCTCGGTGGGCAGCATGGTCCGGCTCCTGCGCGCCCACGACGTCCCGGCCGCCGGGGTCGGGCGCGCGATGGCCACCGCCGTCCGCCAGACCTGGCTCGGGTGCGGCCGTTACGGCACCCAGTTCGCGGCCCCGCTCCTGGCCGCGCTGCTGGTGCCCGGCGGTCGGCGGCGATGGGGCCGCCGCGCTGCCGTCGCTTCGCTGCTGCTGGGCCCCCCACTGACCGCGTGGGCGCAGCGGCGGCCGGAGCTCGATCCCGTCCGCTACACCGCGGCCGCGATCGCCGACGACATCGCCTACGGCGCCGGCGTCTGGGCCGGCTGCCTGGCGCAGCGCACCACGGTGCCGGTCCGCCCGGCCGTCGTGCGGCGCCCGCTCAAGATCGACCCGAAGGGAAAACGATGACCTGGTTCGAGTCCGTCGCCGAAGCCCGGCGACGCGCGAAGAAGCGTCTCCCCGGTTCCGTCTACTCCGCCCTGATCGCCGGCTCCGAAAAGGGCCTGACGCTGGCCGACAACCTCGGCGCGTTCGACGAACTGCGGTTCGCGCCGCGCACCGCCGGGCACTTCGGCCAGCGCGACCTGAGCACGCACGTGCTCGGCCGCGACGTCGCCCTGCCGGTGCTGATCTCCCCGACGGGCGTGCAGGCGGTGCACCCGGACGGCGAAGTGGCGGTGGCGCGGGCCGCCGCCGCGCGCGGGACGTCGATCGGGCTCAGCTCGTTCGGCAGCAAGCCGATCGAGGAGGTCGTCGCGGCCAACCCGAACACCTACTTCCAGGTCTACTGGACCGGCACCCGCGAGGACATCCAGCGCCGCCTCGAGCGCGCCCGCGCGGCCGGGGCCGTCGGCATCATCCTGACCCTGGACTGGTCGTTCTCGCACAGCCGCGACTGGGGCAGCCCGCACATCCCGGAACGGCTGAACTTCCGCGAGCTGCTGCGCTTCGCCCCGGAAGGCCTGACGCACCCGCGGTGGCTGCTCGACTACGTGCGCACCCGCGCGCTGCCGGACCTCGGCGTGCCGAACATGGCCCGGCCCGGCGAACCGGCGCCGACGTTCTTCGGCGCGTACGGCCAGTGGATGCAGACGCCGCCGCCGTCGTGGGAGGACGTGGCCTGGCTGCGGGCGCGGTGGGACGGCCCATTCCTGCTCAAGGGCGTCATCCGGGTCGACGAGGCCCGCCGCGCGGTCGACGCCGGCGTCAGCGCGATTTCGGTGTCCAACCACGGCGGCAACAACCTCGACGGCACCCCGGCGACGATCCGCGCGCTCCCGGCGATCGCCGAGGCGGTCGGCGACCGCGTGGAAGTGCTGCTGGACGGCGGGATCCGCCGCGGCAGCGACGTCGTCAAGGCGCTGGCCCTGGGCGCCCGCGCCGTGCTGATCGGCCGCGCGTACCTGTGGGGCCTGGCGGCGGACGGCCAGGCGGGCGTGGAGAACGTCCTCGACGTGCTGCGCAACGGCATCGACTCGACGCTCTTGGCGCTGGGCAAGCAAAGCGTGCACGACCTCACCCGGTCGGACGTCCTGGTGCCCCCGGGGTTCGAGGCCGATCTCGGCGTCGCCGTCGGCTGATCACCCGACGTCGGTGACCGGGACGGCGTTGACGAACCCCTCGAAACCGGGCGGGCGGTACGTGGCGTCGGCGTCGTGCCGGCGCACGGCGGTCGACGCGACCGACATGGCGACGGCGTTGCGCAGGTCGAAGCGAAGCCGCTCAAGGCGTCGCTGCAGGCAGTAGATCCCCTTGCGCGACTGGTGGATCTCGCCGAGGGGGTTCGCGTGCACCGCGGGGAGTTTCTCCACGCCCCATCCGGCGTCGGTCGTGAACGCACCGTCCCGGAACCCCAGACCGTGCCTCGCCGCCCGGCCCGCCAGCCACATGAGCGCGATGTCCGACAGGGACGAGTCCGGGTAGCCGCCCCCGACGTCGCTGTGCACCCCGGAGAACCAGACCTGCTCGAGCACCTGGTCGCCGGCGTCGTCGTGCCGCGTCCACAGCGCCGGGCTGAAGGCCTTGCGCTGCTCGTCGATCGCGACGGCGTGCGCGGCGACGTCGACCCTGCTGCTCAGCTCGGTGTCGTGGAAGGCGAAGCGCCGGTTGATCCAGTTCGTCAGGAACTTCGGCCCGATGGTCGGGATCCCCAGCGCGCCCACCGTGTCCCACACGCCGATGAACCGGATCCGGGTGTGGAAGTCCGCCGTCTCGTGGCTGTAGGACCGCCGGAACAGCTCCGACTCGATGTCCCGCGGCTTGATCGCCCGGGCGCGGTACAACGCGTAGGCGTCGTCGATCCGCTCGATGGCGGCCGCCTTGAGGACCCCGGCGTTCCGGATCAGCCCCGCGACGCTGCGGGCGGTGAAGGCACCGCGGCTGAACCCGAACAGGAAGATCTCGTCACCCGGCTCGTAGTTCTCGACGACGAACCGGTACGCGCGGAGCACGTCGTGGGACACGCCGACCCCGAACGCGCCGCCACGCAGCCTCGGCCGGCCGTAGGACCCGACACCGCGGTGGTAGTACAGGAGCTGCGGGACGCCGTCGGTTTTCCCGGCGACGGCCAGCGCCAGCTTCGTGACGTTCGTGGGACTCGGCGTTCCCCCGGAGGTCTGGTCCGGTGTGTTCCACGTGCCGTCACAGCAGATCACGAGACGTTTCACGGCAGCCCTCCCGGGTGCGTCGAGGGCGGAGACCCCTTCTTGCACGGGGTCGCAGGAGCGGTGGCCAGGTTACTCGGGCCCCGCGCACGTCACCCGGATGGCGTATTCGCGTCCGGTCGTTCCCGACGTCCGGGGCTGGACCGCCGGCCCCCGGGACTGGTAATCCTTCGTGGATGACGATGGACGCGATCGCCCTGCACAGCATCAACCCGTGGGAAGTGTCCTTCCTGCGGGAGGAGGTGGCCGGCTACTTCGCCCACGGCATCGAGTTCGCACCCGGCGCCACGGTCCTCGACGTCGGTGCGAACGTCGGCGTCTTCTCGGCCGCGGTCTACGAGCGCCTCGACGGCGACGTGCGGATCTTCGCCTTCGAGCCGTTGCCACCGCTCTACGAGACGCTGGAGCGCAACGCCCGCGAATTCTTCGGCGGCCGGCTGACCGCGCTGCCGTTCGGGTTGTCGTCGGCCGAGGACGAACTCGCCTTCAGCTACTTCCCGGCCGCGACGATCTTCTCGTCTTCCTTGCGGGACGCGGGAAACGTCGAAGCCGAGCGCAAGCGTGTCACGGCGAGCATCGTCGAGATGATCCGCCGTGGCGGCCTCGGTTCCACGGCCCGTCGCGTGCCGTCGCCGGTCCTGCGGGGGATCGTCGGCCGCAAGCTTCGGGTCATGCGGGACCTGGAGACGCACCGGGTCCGCGTCAGGCCGTTGTCGCCGGTGCTCGACGAGCACGCCATCGACCGCGTCGACCTGCTGAAGGTGGACGTCGAGGGCGCGGAGCTGGACGTCCTGCGCGGCATCGAGGACCGCCACTGGCCACTGATCCGGCAGGCGGTGGTGGAGGTCGAGGGCTGGCGGCGCAACCGGGACACGATCCGGGAGGTGTTCGCGGGGAAGGGGTTCACGGTGAGCGCGGAGCAGGACCCGGTGCAGGAGGCCGCGGACATCGGGATGGTGTTCGCCGTTCGCTAGCCGCGCCGCCGGCGGAGGAGCACGAAGGTCACGATCGACGCCGCCGCCAGTACCGCGGACAGGGCGGCCAGGAAGATCGTGGCGCCGGTGAAGGCCAGGGAGTCCCGGACGTCCCAGAGCGTGGTGTCCGGGCGCTCGGGGTCGTAGCCGACGCGGAGCCGGTCGCCGGTCGCCAGGCCCGGGTCGCGCGGGAAGTCCTTGAGCCGGGCGGTGATCTCCCGGCCGGCCGCGGTCGTGAACCGGACGTCGACGTTGTAGCTGGACTTCGTCGGCACGACCGCCGTGACCGTGGCCGGCGCTTCCTGTCCCGACGCCCGCAACCGGCTCTCGGTCCGCTGCACGGCGACGGCCCCGAGCGCGACGGCGACGGCGAGCACGAGCCCGGGGACGAGGACCCACACGGCGGCCCGGCGTGGCCTGGCCGGGGCGGGTTCGCGACGCCGTCGCATCCGGGCGACAGGGACCGGCTCGGGTTCGCTCATGTGTCCAGTATGGACGAAGGATCACGGTTCGCGGGTCAGGTCCAGCAGCTGCCGTTCCAGCCGCCGGGCGGCGGGCACGTCGATGCCGACGCCCCACAGCGGTGCCGTGCTCGCGCCGTCCGCCGCCGCGACGACCAGGGTCACCACGTCGGGCGGAAGGCCGTCCGCGTGGAGCTCGCGGTCCCACCGCTCGGCGTCCGCGCGGGCCAGCTCGGCGACCTCGGGGATCGAGATCAGCTGGGCGATCAGCGCGATGTTCTCGCGGATCGCGACCTCGTCCTGGGACGTGTCCAGCGACGCCCGGACGTACGCGCGGGTCAGCCGGCCGGGCCGGGTGTCCACCGGGTCGAGCGCGGCGGACACCTCGGCCCGGAACGTGTCGAGGAGGTCCTGGGCGAGCGCGCGCACCAGCGCGTCCTTGGCCGGGAAGTGGTACAGCAGCCCGCCTTTCGACACCCCGGCCGCGCGGGCGATGTCGTCCAGCGACGCGGAGAACCCGCGCGCGCGGATCGTCTTCCCGGCGGCGTCGAGCAGGGTCCGGCGCGTTTCTTCGGGGCTGCGCCCGGCTTTGCGAGGCATCGTCAGTCCTTTCCGGACGGGATCGTACGCCAGGCGATCAGCGCGGCGACGGCGGTGACGACGGCCGCCGCGACCGACGTCACCTGCATCGCGCCGGTGAACGCCTGCCGGGCGCTTTCGGCCGCCGGCGACGCCGGGTCGAGCACGGTCACCGCGGCCGCCAGCGACTCCCGGACCTCGGGTGCCACCGCCGGCGGCAGCAGCCCGCGGTAGACGAGTGTCACGAGCGAGCCGAGCAGCGCGATGCCCAGCGCGGCACCGAGTTCGTACGCGGTTTCGGAGATCGCCGACGCCGAGCCCGCCTTGTCCCGCGGGACGGCGGACAGCACCGAGTCCACGGTCAGCGTCAGCGCCAGCCCGACCCCGAGGCCGACCGGCACCAGCGTCAGGCCCAGCCACACGTACTGCGGCGCCTGCTCGGTGACGGCGACCAGCAGCAGCCCCACGGCCGTGACAGCGAGGCTGACGGCGACCGCGCGTCCCCGGCCGAGCCGCGTGACGACCACGCCGACCGCGGCGACGACCACGATCGAGGCCAGCGTCGCCGGCATCTCGGCCAGCCCGGCCTGCAGCGGGCTGAAGCCGCGGACCAGCTGCAGGTACTGCGAGAAGAAGAACAGCAGGCCCATCAGCGCGAAGACCGCGACGAAGTTCGCCACGACGGCACCGCTGAAGGCGCCGTTGCGGAACAGGGTCACGTCGATCAGCGGATCGCTCACCCGGCGCTGCCGCCGGACGAACAGGACACCCGAGACCAGCCCGATCGCGGCCGTCAGCACCACCCGCGCGTCGACGCCGGAACCGATGACGTGCTTGACCGCGTAGACCAGCGGCACGATCGCGGTCATCGAGAGCGCGGCCGAGAGCAGGTCGAACCGGCCCGGATTCGGGTCACGCGACTCCGGCAGCAGCCACGCGCCGGCGATGAGGAAGCCGACGACGATCGGCACGTTGATCAGGAACACCGAACCCCACCAGTAGTGCTCCAGCAGCACGCCGCCGACCAGCGGGCCGAGCGCGATGCCGCCACCGGAGCCCGCCGACCAGATCGCGATGGCGCGGGTGCGCTCGCGGGCGTCGGTGAACAGGGTGCGGATGATCGACAGCGTCGAGGGCATGATCGTCGCCGCCGCGATCCCGAGCAGCAGCCGCGCCGCGACGAGCACGCCGGCGGTGGGGGAGAAGGCGGCCAGCGTGGACGCCACCCCGAACGCCGCGGTGCCGATGAGCAGCACCTTCTTACGACCGAACCGGTCGGCGAGGTTACCCGCCGTGACCAGCAGGCCGGCCAGCGCGAGCGAGTAGACGTCGCCGATCCAGAGGATCTCGGTGGCGCTGGGGGAGAGCTCGCGGGTCAGCGACGGCACGGCGAGGTAGAGCACCGTGCCGTCGACGGCGAGCAGCAGCACGGCGCCGACCAGCACGCTCAGCGCCGCCCAGCGGCGGCGGTGGCTCAAGGGCGCGGAGGTGGGCGCGTACGTGGTCATGCCAGTTACTGTACCGGCTGGACGGTATAGTAAGCCAGGTCAGACCGGTCACACCGCGTCGGGCTTCGAGAGGAAGAAGTACGCGTAGTGCCGGTCGAGCGCGTTGCGCGGCACCAGCTGGACGGTCTCGGGCTTGAGGCCGCAGCGCTCGGCGAGCTCCCAGAACGCCGCGATCGGGTAGGTCGTCATCTCGGCGAGGCCCGACCGGTAGTTGCGCCGCCGTGGCCGCGTCCACCAGCTGCCCGGGTCGTACTTGATCTGGATCAGCGCCAGGCCGCCGGGCGCGAGCAGCCGGGTCGCGATGCGGAGCAGGCGCTCGCCGTACTCGGGGGTGGGGATCAGCTCGAAGACGTAGAAGCTGAGGAAGACGTCGCACGGCTCGGTGATCCGCCGCAGCGCCGCTTCCGGCGCGTCGACGTCGATGGAGACCGGCGTGAACGGCGTCTCGCACGCCCCGGCGACCTGGCGCTCGCACTCCTTCAGCGTCTCGCCGGAGATGTCGACGCCGATGTAGTGCTCGGCGCGTGGGGCGAACGCGACGGCGTTGGCGCCGCCACCGCAGCCCCAGTCGACGATCCGGTCCCACGACCGGGTGAAGCCGGTCATCCGGGCGCCGCGCTCGAACAGTTCGAGGTGCTCACGGCCGATCGCCGACCAGAGGTCGTTCTCGTCGAAGACCGAGGCGCCCCGCCAATGGGAGTTCGCGCGCCACCGGTCGTCGGCGGGCCGGTGCCAGTAGTCCTGGGCGTCGGCCGAAATCCGGCGCTGGGACTGCTTGGCGCCCACGGCCGCAAGGGACCGTTGGACGAGTTCTTCGGTGTGCCGGGCGAGTCGTTTCGCCTGGTCGATCGGGGTGGTGCGCATGACCGAGTCTGTGTCGGCGCGGCGGCCACCGCGATCGGCCGGACGGCCTGATCATTCCGGGCCGGACGGCCCTACCGCCGCGCGCGGCGCGGGTAGGCTGGGAAGAGCCGGAAGGAGGCGGACATGGCGCCTGAAGAACTGATCGTCGAGTTCGCCTTGACGCGGCTCGACCACCCGGACCTGGACATCGAGGAGCTGGCCGCGCTGGTGGTCCGCCGCGGCGGACCGGAACGCGAGCTGGAGTTCGCCTCCCGCAACCTGGCCGACCGCGGCGAGCTGCGGGGAGCGGCGTTCCCGGCGGCGGTGGAGCACGTGCTGCGGGTGGTGCTCACGTTGCGCGGCCGCTCGGACTGACACCGATCCCGGCGACCACGGGCTGCCCAGCTCTTGTGGTGGCTATTCCCGGGCGGTGAGTTGCACCGGCGCCGGCCGTCGGCCGCCCTCGGACGGCCGTCATGCGGACCGGAGTAGCCGAGACGGTTGCCGGAGTGGCCGAGACGGTTGCCGGAACTGCCGACGCGGCGACCGGAGTCGCCAACATGGCGGCTGGCGTGGCCAACACGGGGACCCGGAGTGGCCAACACAATGACCGGACCGGCCACCACCACGGTGGGCTTACGCGCCGCGACTACCTTGAGCCGTGGCATTGCCGGACACGGACCGGCCGCCGGGAACGCGCCTGCGCCGGTCCGAAGTGGACGGCTGCCCGGGACCGGACAGCGCTTTGACCGTTGCCGGACACCGCGATCGCCGCAGGACCGGCCGTTGTCGCCGCCGGCCCGCGCGCGGCGGGTGCCGCCGATGCCGGGACTGACCCGGCCTCGGGCGGCGGGTGCCGCTGATGTGGTGACTGGCCTGTACTGCAGGTGGTGGGTGCCGCTGATGTGGTGACTGGTCCCTGACGCGTGCGGTGGATGCCGCCGATGTCGTGACTGGCCCTGCCGCGTGCGGCGGGCGCCGCCGATGCCGGGACTGACTCCTGCCGCGCACGGCAGGCGTCGCCGATGTCGCGACTGACCCGACCTCGGGTGGTGGGTGCTGCTGATGTGGTGACTTAGGTGTGCCGCGGGTGCCGCGGGTGCTGCTGATGTGGTGACTGGCCTGTGCTGCGGGTGGCGGGCGCTGTCTATGTCGCGGCTGTCTCCGGATGGCGCGACTGCCGCCCGATGCCGTGGCCATCGCCGGTGGCCACGGCAGCCGACCCCCGGCACCCGGAGTCACCAGGACCGGTCGCGCCCCTAAGCCTCGCCCGCCGCGCGCCGCAGGCCGCGGCGGTCGAACACCAGCTCCCGGGCCGTGCCCAGCGCCGTTGCGATCGCGCCCGCCAGGACCGCGTCCTCGCCCAGCTGTCCCGCCACGATCTCCGGTACCACCGGGATCGTCGCGGCCAGGGACCGCCGCATCGGTTCGGCCAGCAGGTCGGCGTTGCCGCCGATGCCGCCGCCCAGCACGATCAGTCTCGGGTCCAGGACCGCCGTCACCGCCGACACCACGTACGCGAGCTTCTCCGCCTCGTCCTCGACGACGCGCATGGCCCGTTCGTCGCCCGCGCGGGCCAGCCGGAAGACGTCCTTCGCCGAACGCGCCTTCGTGAGGCCGTGCTCGTGGGCCGCGTCGACCACGGCCTGGCCCGCCGCCGCGGACTCCACCGGGCCCGGCCGGCGGGCGTCGGCGCCGGTCGGCAGGGGGCCGAACGGCAGGTCGGCGATCTCGCCCGCCGCGCCGTGCGCGCCGCGGAACAGCTTGCCGTCCACCAGCAGGCCCATGCCGATGCCGGTGCCGACCGTCAGGCACACCAGCACGTCCACGCCGAGCGCGGCGCCGAGTGCGTGCTCGCCGACCGCGCACAGGTTCGCGTCGTTCTCGACCACGACGTCCGAGCCCGCCCCGGCCAGCCCGGCGACGAGCTCGTGCAGCAGCCCGCGCCGCTCCCAGCCCGGCAGGTTGGGCGCGCGGTGCACCGTCCCGGTGGCCGGGTCCGGGACGCCCGGCGTGCCGACGACGGTCGAGACGACCTCGTGCGGGTGCAGCCCGGCCGACGCGACGGCGCGTTCGACGGCTTCGCTCACCGTGCGCACCAGGGCGCTCGCCGAGCGGCACCGGTTGGGCTCGTCGAGCCGCGCGACGATGCTGCCGTCGAGGTCGGCGACGGCGACGCGGATGACGCGCCGTCCGATGTCGACGCCGACGACGTGGCCCGCGTCCGGCGCGGCCCGGTAGACGACGGCCGCCCGCCCGGGGCCGGCCAGGCTGCGCCCGGTCGCCCGGACCAGGCCGTGGTGTTCGAGGTCGAGCAGAGCTTGCCCCACGGTCGGTTTCGACAGCCCGGTGGCGGCCGCGATCTGTGGTCGCGTCGCTTCCCCGTGCGCGCGAAGCCTTTCCAGCACGAGACGCTGGTTCAGCGCCCGCATGCTGGCCGGAGTCCCCACCTGCGGCCCGTTTTGGCCCACCAAGTCCCCATCTCCTGTCTGCGTTGCCGCAAGTTTACCCACGGGCCTCTTTCGACTCCGCGCGTTTTATGTTAAGAAACTTTACTAACTATCGGACGGAGGCACGTCGTGAGTTCACCCACTCGTTCAGGGGACTCCGGGGCCGCGGTTCCCCCGCGGCCCGCCCTTGAGCGCAAGATCGGCCCGCTGCAGGCCACCGCGATCAACATGACCCAGATGTGCGGTATCGGCCCGTTCGTCACGATCCCCGCCATGGTCGCCACCATGGGCGGCCCGCAGGCGATGTTCGGCTGGGTCATCGGGGCGATCGTCGCGCTGGCCGACGGGCTCATCTGGGCCGAACTCGGCGCCGCCATGCCGGGCGCCGGCGGCACCTACATCTACCTGCGCGAAGCGTTCCAGTACCGCACCGGCCGGCTGATGCCGTTCCTGTTCGTCTGGAGCGCGGTGCTGTTCATCCCG is a window from the Amycolatopsis sp. NBC_00355 genome containing:
- the mftR gene encoding mycofactocin system transcriptional regulator (MftR, the mycofactocin system transcriptional regulator, is an uncharacterized TetR family DNA-binding transcription factor. Its role is inferred by context. It occurs as part of the biosynthesis locus for mycofactocin, a partially characterized electron carrier derived from the terminal Val-Tyr dipeptide of the precursor peptide MftA, through a radical SAM enzyme-mediated process.) translates to MTEPPPVARRGRPPGTSARELEVIALRLFTERGFHETTVDEIAATAGVSRRTFFRYYDAKSDVLWNEFDREVETIRKLLADAPGDLPVMDAVREAVLAANHYRAEDVPELRLRMSLLSSVPELAASATIHYDAWERAVSAYVGTRTGQPADSLYPLAVGRAVLAACRAAYERWSARADADLTVYLDAALRALTAGFADAALTAEPSPAG
- a CDS encoding mycofactocin-coupled SDR family oxidoreductase; this encodes MSARTALVTGAARGIGAATVRRLADQGYAVLAVDVTADDPALPYPMGTAAELAAVVEKAGGDVAAFVADVRDPEAMAAAVAEAERRWGGLDVAIAAAGVIAGGLPLWEVPQAQEKAVLEVNLNGVVHLARAAVPALLRRPEPRAGRFLAVASAAATRGLPMLAAYCAAKSGVAGLIRALGAELGRTGVTANAVSPGSTDTPILAESARLYDLPEAAAFAGQQPLGRLLDPAEVAAVLAFLAGPDARAMTGAVVPVDGGLAL
- the mftE gene encoding mycofactocin biosynthesis peptidyl-dipeptidase MftE, which codes for MRLAELPSPDVAERAAAGAILAVPVGATEQHGPHLPLTTDTDIAQALCDGLAAARPDVLVAPAVAYGSSGEHAGFAGTLSIGQEATELLLVELGRSAAETFGRLLFVSAHGGNAGPVARAVARLRAESRDVEVFRPRWPGDPHAGRPETALQLALRPARVRMDRAVVGDTRPLGDVLPLLREGGVRAVTATGVLGDPTSATAAEGRELLAELTAALVSQVDRWHPVVAR
- the mftF gene encoding mycofactocin biosynthesis glycosyltransferase MftF (Members of this protein family, MftF, are glycosyltransferases, members of PF00535 (glycosyl transferase family 2). The encoding gene is found as part of the mycofactocin cassette, in Mycobacterium tuberculosis, many other Actinobacteria, and occasional members of other lineages. Mycofactocin itself, a putative redox carrier, is a heavily modified derivative of the C-terminal Val-Tyr dipeptide of the mycofactocin precursor MftA (TIGR03969).), coding for MTPLPPGFRVALDQDTRELADGLWFGGSPARVLRLTGAGRKAWQELGDGPVTSAATGALARRLTDAGLAHPVPPEPGAPADVTVVVPVRDRAELLGRCLAGLDHKHPVLVVDDGSDDPAAVAAVAAAHGAKLVRRDVNGGPGAARNTALEHVSTELIAFLDSDCVPAGGWADRLAAHFADPLLAAVAPRVRALAPDTWAGRYTRAAGSLDLGDRPARVAPGTRVSYVPTAALVVRRSALTSVAVDGSVFDPALRVGEDVDLVWRIHEAGLRVRYAPDVAVGHHEPETWRDLLGRRARYGTSAAPLALRHPKALAPLALHPWPALTVGALLARRPALAALAFGGSVGSMVRLLRAHDVPAAGVGRAMATAVRQTWLGCGRYGTQFAAPLLAALLVPGGRRRWGRRAAVASLLLGPPLTAWAQRRPELDPVRYTAAAIADDIAYGAGVWAGCLAQRTTVPVRPAVVRRPLKIDPKGKR